In Phragmites australis chromosome 17, lpPhrAust1.1, whole genome shotgun sequence, the following are encoded in one genomic region:
- the LOC133897225 gene encoding probable ubiquitin receptor RAD23 isoform X1: MKVSVKTLKGSSFQIEVDPEDKVADVKKHIESTQGNVYPADQQVLIHQGKVLKDDTTLEENKVVEENFLVIMLRQNKASSSAAPATSNASANQAPPAQRVPAAPAPQPAAAPAAPAPTVPVSAPASTATTSPAPAVAVPTEADPYGQAASNLVAGSNIEATIQSILEMGGGTWDREIVQRALRAAFNNPDRAIDYLYSGIPEQMEASAPPPSSQPANPVQASQPAQAAVPSTGPNASPLDLFPQALPNASANAGAGNLDVLRNNAQFQSLLALVQANPTILQPLLQELGKQNPQIMQLIQENQAEFLRLINEPVEGDEENEMDMLDQIADAAQTIAVTPEENEAILRLEAMGFDRAIVLEVFFACNKNEQLAANYLLDHMNEFNDDDGPLGGGPL, translated from the exons ATGAAGGTCTCCGTGAAGACGCTCAAGGGCTCCAGCTTCCAGATCGAAGTCGACCCCGAGGACAAG GTTGCTGATGTGAAAAAACACATAGAGAGTACACAAGGGAATGTCTACCCAGCTGACCAACAAGTGCTCATACACCAGGGGAAGGTGCTCAAAGATGACACAACATTGGAGGAAAACAAAGTGGTTGAAGAGAACTTTCTTGTTATAATGCTTAGACAG AACAAGGCTTCATCTAGTGCAGCACCAGCTACATCCAATGCATCCGCAAATCAG GCACCCCCTGCTCAGAGGGTCCCTGCTGCTCCTGCACCTCAACCAGCAGCTGCCCCAGCTGCACCAGCACCTAC TGTACCTGTCAGTGCTCCTGCTTCAACTGCCACAACCTCCCCAGCTCCTGCTGTTGCTGTACC CACTGAAGCAGATCCTTATGGTCAGGCTGCCTCAAACCTTGTTGCTGGCAGCAACATAGAGGCAACAATTCAATCAATTCTCGAAATGGGTGGTGGGACATGGGATAGAGAGATTGTGCAACGTGCTCTACGGGCTGCATTCAACAACCCTGATCGGGCTATTGATTATTTATATTCT GGGATTCCTGAGCAGATGGAGGCTTCTGCACCACCTCCGAGTTCTCAGCCAGCTAATCCTGTCCAGGCTTCACAACCAGCCCAAGCTGCAGTGCCTTCCACTGGACCAAATGCTAGTCCTTTGGACCTCTTTCCTcag GCCCTTCCAAATGCTTCTGCTAATGCTGGAGCAGGAAATCTTGATGTTTTGCGTAATAATGCACAGTTCCAAAGCCTGCTTGCTTTGGTGCAGGCTAACCCTACAATTTTACAG CCATTGCTTCAAGAACTGGGGAAACAAAATCCCCAGATTATGCAGCTGATTCAGGAAAACCAAGCCGAGTTCCTGCGCTTGATCAATGAACCAGTTGAGGGTGATGAAGAGAATGAAAT GGATATGCTAGACCAGATTGCAGATGCAGCTCAGACCATAGCGGTTACTCCGGAGGAGAACGAAGCTATCCTTCGT CTTGAAGCGATGGGATTTGACCGGGCAATTGTCCTGGAAGTGTTCTTTGCTTGCAACAAGAATGAGCAGCTGGCCGCGAACTACCTCTTGGACCACATGAATGAGTTCAATGACGACGACGGGCCACTGGGCGGAGGGCCACTATAA
- the LOC133897225 gene encoding probable ubiquitin receptor RAD23 isoform X2, whose amino-acid sequence MKVSVKTLKGSSFQIEVDPEDKVADVKKHIESTQGNVYPADQQVLIHQGKVLKDDTTLEENKVVEENFLVIMLRQNKASSSAAPATSNASANQAPPAQRVPAAPAPQPAAAPAAPAPTAPASTATTSPAPAVAVPTEADPYGQAASNLVAGSNIEATIQSILEMGGGTWDREIVQRALRAAFNNPDRAIDYLYSGIPEQMEASAPPPSSQPANPVQASQPAQAAVPSTGPNASPLDLFPQALPNASANAGAGNLDVLRNNAQFQSLLALVQANPTILQPLLQELGKQNPQIMQLIQENQAEFLRLINEPVEGDEENEMDMLDQIADAAQTIAVTPEENEAILRLEAMGFDRAIVLEVFFACNKNEQLAANYLLDHMNEFNDDDGPLGGGPL is encoded by the exons ATGAAGGTCTCCGTGAAGACGCTCAAGGGCTCCAGCTTCCAGATCGAAGTCGACCCCGAGGACAAG GTTGCTGATGTGAAAAAACACATAGAGAGTACACAAGGGAATGTCTACCCAGCTGACCAACAAGTGCTCATACACCAGGGGAAGGTGCTCAAAGATGACACAACATTGGAGGAAAACAAAGTGGTTGAAGAGAACTTTCTTGTTATAATGCTTAGACAG AACAAGGCTTCATCTAGTGCAGCACCAGCTACATCCAATGCATCCGCAAATCAG GCACCCCCTGCTCAGAGGGTCCCTGCTGCTCCTGCACCTCAACCAGCAGCTGCCCCAGCTGCACCAGCACCTAC TGCTCCTGCTTCAACTGCCACAACCTCCCCAGCTCCTGCTGTTGCTGTACC CACTGAAGCAGATCCTTATGGTCAGGCTGCCTCAAACCTTGTTGCTGGCAGCAACATAGAGGCAACAATTCAATCAATTCTCGAAATGGGTGGTGGGACATGGGATAGAGAGATTGTGCAACGTGCTCTACGGGCTGCATTCAACAACCCTGATCGGGCTATTGATTATTTATATTCT GGGATTCCTGAGCAGATGGAGGCTTCTGCACCACCTCCGAGTTCTCAGCCAGCTAATCCTGTCCAGGCTTCACAACCAGCCCAAGCTGCAGTGCCTTCCACTGGACCAAATGCTAGTCCTTTGGACCTCTTTCCTcag GCCCTTCCAAATGCTTCTGCTAATGCTGGAGCAGGAAATCTTGATGTTTTGCGTAATAATGCACAGTTCCAAAGCCTGCTTGCTTTGGTGCAGGCTAACCCTACAATTTTACAG CCATTGCTTCAAGAACTGGGGAAACAAAATCCCCAGATTATGCAGCTGATTCAGGAAAACCAAGCCGAGTTCCTGCGCTTGATCAATGAACCAGTTGAGGGTGATGAAGAGAATGAAAT GGATATGCTAGACCAGATTGCAGATGCAGCTCAGACCATAGCGGTTACTCCGGAGGAGAACGAAGCTATCCTTCGT CTTGAAGCGATGGGATTTGACCGGGCAATTGTCCTGGAAGTGTTCTTTGCTTGCAACAAGAATGAGCAGCTGGCCGCGAACTACCTCTTGGACCACATGAATGAGTTCAATGACGACGACGGGCCACTGGGCGGAGGGCCACTATAA